In Arthrobacter citreus, a single genomic region encodes these proteins:
- a CDS encoding RDD family protein yields the protein MEQKHAGFWIRLWAFLIDWAIISIVIWIAKLVIENILGLTFTSSLWPYYVSFFIYRLVLPITSLRGTVGKFMMGLVIQKSDGENLSTIDSVGRILAQELSTITFGIGYLMIAFTRKKKGLHDKLANTFVVYKSTDQNTVEL from the coding sequence ATGGAACAAAAGCATGCTGGGTTTTGGATTCGATTATGGGCGTTTTTGATTGACTGGGCAATAATTAGTATAGTGATTTGGATTGCAAAGCTCGTTATAGAAAATATTCTTGGGTTAACATTTACTAGTAGTTTATGGCCATACTACGTCTCGTTTTTTATTTATCGACTTGTACTACCGATTACTTCCTTACGTGGGACGGTTGGGAAATTTATGATGGGTTTAGTCATTCAAAAATCAGATGGTGAAAACTTATCGACAATCGATTCTGTAGGCCGAATTTTAGCACAAGAATTATCTACAATTACATTCGGAATCGGCTATCTAATGATTGCTTTTACACGTAAGAAAAAAGGGCTTCACGATAAATTGGCAAACACTTTTGTCGTATACAAATCTACTGATCAAAATACAGTAGAACTTTAA
- a CDS encoding divergent polysaccharide deacetylase family protein yields MKIWITSILMALVVFSTTCSSVFAEKNHKVAIVIDDFGNNMKGTEQMLSLPIPLTVAVMPFLPSTQKDATAAHKKGYEVIVHLPMEPKKGKASWLGPNAILTNLSDQEIRKRVELAIDNVPFAIGINNHMGSKATSDERVMRIVLAVCKERGLFFFDSKTNYRSVVSKIADEIGVPVIENKLFFDDIYTMSHIEKQSRLLLEKVKSETTMIAIGHVGEPGEMTSNAIKEYIPKIKQEATFVFLSELVENVPIPLH; encoded by the coding sequence ATGAAGATTTGGATTACTTCTATTCTCATGGCTTTAGTAGTTTTTTCTACAACTTGTTCTTCTGTATTTGCTGAAAAAAATCATAAAGTTGCTATTGTAATTGATGATTTTGGTAATAACATGAAAGGAACTGAACAGATGCTTTCTCTGCCGATCCCATTAACAGTCGCAGTGATGCCTTTCTTACCTTCAACCCAAAAAGATGCAACCGCTGCACATAAAAAAGGCTATGAAGTTATTGTTCATTTACCAATGGAACCTAAAAAAGGTAAAGCAAGTTGGTTAGGTCCAAATGCTATTTTAACTAACTTAAGTGATCAAGAAATTCGTAAACGAGTAGAATTGGCAATTGATAACGTTCCATTTGCTATTGGGATAAATAACCATATGGGTTCAAAAGCAACTTCCGATGAAAGAGTAATGCGCATTGTTTTGGCGGTTTGTAAAGAGCGAGGATTGTTTTTTTTCGATAGTAAAACAAACTATCGCAGCGTCGTTTCAAAAATTGCAGATGAAATTGGTGTTCCAGTCATTGAAAACAAGTTATTTTTTGATGATATATACACAATGAGCCATATTGAAAAACAATCTCGATTACTATTAGAAAAAGTAAAAAGTGAAACAACTATGATTGCTATTGGGCATGTAGGAGAACCAGGTGAAATGACCTCAAATGCGATTAAAGAATACATACCTAAAATTAAACAAGAAGCAACTTTTGTATTTTTATCTGAACTTGTTGAAAATGTACCGATTCCACTACATTAA
- a CDS encoding DNA topology modulation protein FlaR: MENNLPKKIHIIGSVGSGKTTLARKMSTRLNIPYYELDNVVWKRQNGQKDIMRSEKEREMYLEQLINTDTWIVEGVHNEEWVANSFENAELIIFLDTKYSVRTYRIIRRFLLQKLRLEKSNYKPTLKIFFKMFKWNRYFEEVGKPKFFKILYRNYNKKILIVTNKNEIENYFN, from the coding sequence ATGGAAAATAATTTACCAAAGAAAATTCATATCATTGGTTCTGTTGGAAGTGGTAAGACTACATTAGCAAGAAAAATGTCTACTAGACTAAATATTCCATATTATGAGTTAGATAATGTAGTGTGGAAAAGGCAAAATGGGCAAAAAGATATAATGCGATCTGAAAAAGAAAGAGAAATGTATCTAGAACAACTTATTAATACAGATACATGGATCGTAGAAGGCGTTCATAATGAAGAATGGGTTGCTAATAGTTTTGAAAATGCAGAGTTAATCATTTTTTTAGATACTAAATATTCCGTTAGAACTTATCGAATAATTAGAAGGTTTTTATTACAAAAGCTAAGATTGGAAAAATCAAATTACAAGCCGACTCTAAAAATATTTTTCAAAATGTTTAAATGGAATCGATATTTTGAGGAAGTAGGCAAACCGAAATTTTTTAAAATATTATATAGAAATTACAATAAAAAAATCTTGATTGTGACGAATAAAAATGAGATTGAAAATTACTTTAACTAA
- a CDS encoding phosphotransferase, with product MSNYENEEKLTGGNVSNVYRSGNTVRRELKPESTKIHQLLRHLEKKGYIYAPKFLGIDEKGREVLSFIEGEAGNDPLKEYMWSDESLKEIAKMLRLYHDAVIDFPISDDWEPIDNTPKNLEVICHNDFARYNIIFNREKPVGIIDFDVAGPGPRLWDIAYTLYTCVPLSRFYLSENGEEVYNSQLHNADRIKQRVSQFFESYGEKEEVDYLKMVLLRIEGLCKTIKRKANEGDVAFQKMIDDGHLEHYLNDIKFIRNHSNEWK from the coding sequence ATGTCAAACTATGAAAATGAAGAAAAGCTAACAGGTGGAAATGTTTCTAACGTTTATCGCTCAGGTAACACTGTACGACGCGAATTAAAGCCTGAAAGTACAAAAATACATCAGTTATTAAGACATTTAGAGAAGAAGGGTTACATTTATGCACCAAAGTTTTTAGGTATTGATGAAAAAGGAAGAGAGGTCTTATCGTTTATTGAAGGGGAAGCTGGAAATGACCCTTTAAAGGAATATATGTGGTCTGATGAATCCTTAAAAGAAATAGCTAAAATGCTCCGTCTATATCATGATGCTGTAATTGATTTTCCAATTTCAGATGATTGGGAGCCGATTGACAATACTCCTAAGAACTTGGAAGTAATATGTCATAATGACTTCGCTAGATACAATATTATCTTTAATAGAGAAAAACCAGTTGGAATAATAGATTTTGATGTAGCCGGACCAGGCCCGAGACTATGGGACATAGCTTATACTCTTTATACTTGTGTTCCACTAAGTAGATTTTATTTATCAGAAAATGGTGAAGAAGTTTATAATAGCCAGTTACATAATGCTGATCGCATAAAACAGAGGGTAAGCCAGTTTTTTGAGTCTTACGGTGAAAAAGAGGAAGTAGATTATTTAAAGATGGTATTGTTAAGGATAGAAGGTTTATGTAAAACAATTAAAAGAAAAGCAAATGAAGGTGATGTTGCTTTTCAAAAGATGATTGATGATGGTCACTTAGAGCATTATCTGAATGATATTAAGTTCATTCGAAATCACAGTAATGAGTGGAAATAA